In Bacillaceae bacterium S4-13-56, a single window of DNA contains:
- the mnmE gene encoding tRNA uridine-5-carboxymethylaminomethyl(34) synthesis GTPase MnmE — protein sequence MDQDTITAISTPVGEGAIGIVRLSGPDAIEIADKFYKGVKGKSLKEVESHTIHYGRLIDPLNGEMFEEVMVTVMKGPKTFTREDVVEINCHGGLISVNRVLEKVLEQGARLAEPGEFTKRAFLNGRIDLSQAEAVMDLIRSKTDRAMNVALRQMEGSLSRLIRELRQELLETVAHVEVNIDYPEYDDVEQMTLNTMKEKTSYVHGEIEKLLESARQGKILREGISTVIVGRPNVGKSSLLNALVRENKAIVTEVPGTTRDVIEEYVNVRGIPLRLVDTAGIRETEDIVERIGVERSRQVLKEADLILLVLNYGEEYTLEDERLFEAVHGMDVIVILNKTDLEQKIDLQKVKKLSEGKPMVTTSLIMDQGIDELEKAISTLFFSGSLDSGDLTYLSNARHIQLLKQAKGAIEEAMNGIDMNLPIDIIQIDVTRTWELLGEIVGDTVHESLIDQLFSQFCLGK from the coding sequence ATGGATCAGGATACAATTACTGCCATTTCCACTCCTGTAGGAGAAGGCGCGATCGGGATTGTACGATTAAGTGGACCCGATGCCATTGAGATTGCGGATAAATTTTATAAAGGTGTAAAAGGAAAGTCCTTAAAAGAGGTGGAGAGCCATACAATTCATTATGGTAGGCTGATTGATCCATTAAATGGCGAAATGTTTGAGGAAGTCATGGTTACAGTGATGAAAGGTCCAAAGACGTTTACAAGAGAAGATGTGGTTGAAATTAATTGCCATGGAGGACTTATCTCTGTAAATAGAGTATTAGAGAAAGTATTGGAGCAAGGTGCTCGATTAGCTGAACCCGGAGAATTTACAAAAAGAGCTTTTTTAAATGGTCGAATAGATTTATCGCAGGCAGAAGCTGTAATGGATTTAATTCGTTCTAAAACGGATCGGGCAATGAATGTTGCATTAAGACAAATGGAAGGAAGTCTATCACGTTTAATTAGGGAATTAAGACAAGAATTATTAGAAACGGTTGCTCATGTGGAAGTGAACATTGATTACCCTGAATATGATGATGTAGAACAGATGACATTAAATACGATGAAAGAAAAAACATCATACGTACATGGAGAAATTGAAAAATTGCTAGAATCAGCTAGACAAGGGAAAATATTAAGAGAAGGAATTTCAACAGTCATTGTTGGTCGTCCTAATGTTGGTAAATCATCTTTACTAAATGCATTAGTACGAGAGAATAAAGCAATTGTAACGGAAGTCCCAGGTACAACACGTGATGTAATCGAAGAATATGTTAATGTAAGAGGGATTCCACTTCGGTTAGTGGATACAGCTGGTATTCGAGAAACAGAAGATATTGTAGAACGGATTGGTGTGGAACGTTCTCGCCAAGTTTTAAAGGAAGCAGATTTAATTTTACTTGTTTTAAATTATGGAGAGGAATATACACTGGAAGATGAGCGCCTGTTTGAAGCAGTTCATGGCATGGATGTCATTGTTATTTTGAATAAAACTGACTTGGAACAAAAGATTGACCTTCAAAAGGTTAAGAAGCTATCCGAAGGTAAACCTATGGTTACAACATCACTGATTATGGATCAAGGAATAGATGAATTAGAAAAAGCAATTTCCACTTTATTTTTTTCTGGATCACTCGATTCTGGCGATTTAACCTATTTATCTAATGCCCGCCATATACAGCTACTAAAACAAGCAAAGGGAGCTATTGAGGAAGCGATGAATGGGATTGATATGAATTTGCCAATTGACATAATTCAAATTGATGTAACAAGAACGTGGGAGCTTTTAGGTGAAATTGTAGGTGACACTGTTCATGAGAGTTTAATTGATCAACTCTTTTCACAGTTCTGTTTAGGAAAATAA